Within Petrotoga sibirica DSM 13575, the genomic segment AAAAAAATTAGGGTATGAAGGCGTTATTGCGGCGACAAGTGGTAATTATGGTGCTGCTGTAGCTTCTCAAGCAGCTAAAAGAGGTTTAAAATCTATTATAATTCAAGAATGTTTCGATTCTCGAGGCGTTGGTCAGCCTGAAATCTTGGAAAAAGAAAGGGCGTGTGCTGGGTATGGAAGTGAAGTTATCCAAGTAAGTGTAGGACCAGAATTGTTTTATTATACCCTTCTTCTTCTTGAAGAAACAGGATTTTTTAATGCATCGCTTTACTCGCCTTTCGGCATTGCTGGAATAGAAACGTTAGGTTTGGAGATAGCGAATCAAACCAAAGAATTGACAGGGAAATTTCCCAATGTTGTTGTAAGCACACATGCCGGAGGAGGTTTAACCACCGGAACTGCAAGAGGATTAAAAAAAGCTGGTGCATATTCAACCAAGGTTATTGGTGCAAGTGTTGATTTAAGAGGTTTACATATGGCTTCCGATAAAGATTTCAATAGAAAGTCTTTCACTACAGGACACACTGGATTTGGAATCCCGTTTGCGGTCTTTCCTGACAGATCCGATGTTCCAAGGAATGCGGCAAGGGTCTTGAGATATATGGACAGATACGTTCTTGTAACTCAAGGTGAAGTCTTCTATATGACTGAATTACTCGCAAAACTCGAAGGGCTACAAAGGGGGCCTGCTGGTAATACCTCGCTGGTTGCGGCTTTTGCTTTGGCAAGGGAAATGAAAGAAGATGAAATAATAGTTGTAAACGAAACAGAATACACGGGAGCGGGGAAGTTGCCAAGTGCTCAACTCACATTTGCCAAAGAAAATGGGATTCAAGTAATATCGGGCGATCCAATAAAAGATGATAAACCAGGGGAAAGGATTGTGATACCTGAAGATCCTTCACAAATAGGTTACATTGAAATTCCAATGTCTCAACTGAAAGAATCGTATATAAATCAACTTATAAAAAGGCTAGGAAAATCGGATTTTACTCAAAAAGAAATAGAATTTATATCAGAGGAAATAAGAGAAGATGAGGATTCGGTAAAAAACTTGATTAAAAAGTTAAGGGAGGAGTCTTTATGAAAGAAAGAGTCGATGATTTTCAAGAAAGG encodes:
- the ortB gene encoding 2-amino-4-oxopentanoate thiolase subunit OrtB; the protein is MDKSYKAVMERQIEIIKKSVGLDYTKYEIEGIAFDYEKMMNELGFSIEEIKRIQKETGVGDTPLVELKNINKLIKKFSDKGKGARIFVKDEQTNPSGSFKDRRASISVYMAKKLGYEGVIAATSGNYGAAVASQAAKRGLKSIIIQECFDSRGVGQPEILEKERACAGYGSEVIQVSVGPELFYYTLLLLEETGFFNASLYSPFGIAGIETLGLEIANQTKELTGKFPNVVVSTHAGGGLTTGTARGLKKAGAYSTKVIGASVDLRGLHMASDKDFNRKSFTTGHTGFGIPFAVFPDRSDVPRNAARVLRYMDRYVLVTQGEVFYMTELLAKLEGLQRGPAGNTSLVAAFALAREMKEDEIIVVNETEYTGAGKLPSAQLTFAKENGIQVISGDPIKDDKPGERIVIPEDPSQIGYIEIPMSQLKESYINQLIKRLGKSDFTQKEIEFISEEIREDEDSVKNLIKKLREESL